Genomic window (Bacteroidota bacterium):
ACCTCGGCCTTCCCGACGAAAATGGTCAGGTGGTGCTTCAGAAACTGCGTGAATGGTACAACCAGCCGATTATTATTTTATCGGTACAGAGCGACGAAGAAAATATTGTTAAAGCGCTCGACAACGGCGCCAACGACTATCTGGTAAAACCGTTCCGCACAGGCGAACTGATTGCACGAATCCGCTCAGCCCTGCGCAGTGCATCGCAGGAAGAAACCTATCCTGTTATTACAAATGGCGCATTGAAGATTGACCTTGCCACACGCTCGGTCAAAAAGAACAATTGCATTGTCAGACTTACTGCAACAGAATATTCATTACTGACTTTGCTGGCCCGCAACGAAGGCAGAGTACTTACGCATCAGTACCTGCTGCGCACAGTTTGG
Coding sequences:
- a CDS encoding response regulator transcription factor — encoded protein: MNKAEILVIDDEAQIRKLLEITLQSNDFTVVSAATAHQGLIAAANHPPDMILLDLGLPDENGQVVLQKLREWYNQPIIILSVQSDEENIVKALDNGANDYLVKPFRTGELIARIRSALRSASQEETYPVITNGALKIDLATRSVKKNNCIVRLTATEYSLLTLLARNEGRVLTHQYLLRTVWGPGFISQSQYLRVYIAQLRKKIENDPNRPEIIVTESGVGYRFVAKE